Genomic window (Shewanella psychropiezotolerans):
ATAGTTTCAGTAGCTTACCGGAAATGGACGCTATTGTAGTTCCCGGTGGTGATGTTTCCATAGTCAGGAAAAATAAACAGGTACTAAACTGGTTGAAAGAACAACACAGGAAAGTGGACCATGTACTTTCTGTTTGTACTGGTTCAAATATCATCGCTGAATCAGGATTACTCAATGGTCTTAGTGCCACTACATTTCATAGGAACCTTGATGATTTAGCAAATGAGTTTCCTGAAATTAATGTTTTGGATGATAAACGCTATGTCGATAATGGTAAAATTATTACTTCGGCAGGTCTTTCATCAGGCATCGATGCATCTTTATATTTGGTTAGTAAAGTTAACGGGATAGAATCAGCTAAGACCATTGCAATGTATATTGAATACGATTGGAAGCAAAGTGATGTATTTATTCGTGCGGCTATGGCAGACAAGCATTTGCCGACTAATGATTATCAGTGGCCGGAAGATGCAAAGTTTTCAAATGCTATTGGCTTTGGTGATAAAAACAATTGGTACAGAAGTTATGGAGTGGTCACATCCGGAAATATCGATAAACTACTTAAGGTTTTTAGCAGCGCAATGCTGGTTAATACTGACTGGGTATCTAAAGCATCTGGTGCAAAAAATACCCTCTTGTGGGAAAAAACCATCAAGGATAACTTGTGGCAATTAGAATGGAAAGTATTGGCAGACGAAAATGGTAAAGCGAACAAGCTTATCAATACTCTTTCAAATTTAAGTGCAGTAAAAAATATAGATTTGGCTCAGACCGTTAACTAACTTCTTTTGAACCTCTAATCTGAGTAGTGGTACGCTAAATTTGGCCACCTGATTAGAGGTGTTAACTTGGGCTTTCTTTTACCAAAGTTATTTGAAGCCTCTTTACCCTCTCTGGTACGAGTGACAATGAAGTTTCTTTCTATCTTTGCAAACATTCCAAGTTCTTGAGAATTATGCGGGCGAGGGCTACTTCAATGTTTCGCTATCAAACTTTGACGGATATGAGTTCTCGGAGTTTCTAAAGATGTCTGAGG
Coding sequences:
- a CDS encoding DJ-1/PfpI family protein produces the protein MRNLLISLCLFIVTLSSFNTWAIEKKEPFKVGILMFDEVQIIDFAAPYEVFGHARFEIYTVSATGKPITTAMGLKVTPDHSFSSLPEMDAIVVPGGDVSIVRKNKQVLNWLKEQHRKVDHVLSVCTGSNIIAESGLLNGLSATTFHRNLDDLANEFPEINVLDDKRYVDNGKIITSAGLSSGIDASLYLVSKVNGIESAKTIAMYIEYDWKQSDVFIRAAMADKHLPTNDYQWPEDAKFSNAIGFGDKNNWYRSYGVVTSGNIDKLLKVFSSAMLVNTDWVSKASGAKNTLLWEKTIKDNLWQLEWKVLADENGKANKLINTLSNLSAVKNIDLAQTVN